A single region of the Sorghum bicolor cultivar BTx623 chromosome 7, Sorghum_bicolor_NCBIv3, whole genome shotgun sequence genome encodes:
- the LOC8064944 gene encoding uncharacterized protein LOC8064944 produces MASSGVGSEKTGGGSAAGGGGGDKSTVADLLMRLNLTEGEEVIADFSDDEGDENPQPMNWAVVGKVLSPSIVHVNTVRGAMKPAWGNPWGLKIRAFGEKIDNLFVAEFGSKMDMERILAGSPWMVGRHAVILKQYDERLSASEIVFDRMEIWVRILNLPLGWMNLQRGNRAMGLIGNVIKMDVDRDGKASGAFLRARLAIEIDKPLRRGVLLRMSRSEEPKWFAVQYERLPFFCFACGIMGHSEIECPNPVPRNEYGKLPFDVQLRAPEEKRRKVQSFAEAAAASQSSGSSMGSRPPRGKGKSQMDGRSDHSSSETNHVADDTEVQSPLKEPPKSNSKEKGVLPGVNRKLDLMEIQQVRKRKSKPTQASLQTPDLNVPVNNTSAIVPVGLVISRVSQLDGDTESSGGSLEETVKKQKRGGSSNIARSAMAAGSSPRRAQ; encoded by the coding sequence ATGGCATCATCTGGAGTTGGGAGCGAGAAAACCGGGGGTGGTTCGGCTgcgggtggcggcggcggtgacaAATCAACCGTGGCTGATCTCCTTATGCGCCTGAATCTTACCGAAGGTGAAGAAGTGATTGCAGACTTCAGTGACGATGAGGGGGACGAGAACCCGCAGCCAATGAACTGGGCGGTGGTCGGCAAGGTCCTCTCGCCGTCAATTGTGCATGTGAACACAGTCCGGGGGGCTATGAAGCCGGCATGGGGTAATCCGTGGGGGCTCAAAATCCGGGCTTTTGGAGAAAAGATTGACAACTTATTCGTTGCCGAATTCGGCAGCAAGATGGATATGGAGAGGATCCTTGCTGGCTCGCCATGGATGGTGGGTCGACATGCAGTGATCTTGAAACAGTATGATGAAAGGCTTAGCGCTTCAGAGATAGTCTTTGACCGTATGGAGATCTGGGTAAGAATTCTAAACCTTCCCTTGGGATGGATGAACCTGCAGAGAGGTAATAGGGCGATGGGTTTGATTGGAAATGTGATCAAAATGGATGTTGATAGGGATGGCAAAGCTAGTGGAGCCTTTCTACGTGCTCGCTTGGCAATTGAGATTGATAAACCTCTGAGGAGAGGAGTTTTGCTGCGTATGAGTAGATCGGAGGAACCGAAATGGTTTGCAGTTCAATATGAACGGCTGCCTTTCTTCTGTTTCGCGTGTGGGATCATGGGACATTCTGAGATTGAATGCCCTAACCCTGTTCCACGCAATGAGTATGGTAAGCTGCCTTTTGATGTTCAGTTACGTGCACCagaagagaagaggaggaaGGTGCAATCTTTTGCCGAAGCTGCAGCTGCGTCCCAGAGCAGCGGCTCGTCGATGGGTTCACGGCCTCCACGTGGGAAGGGGAAGAGCCAAATGGATGGAAGATCTGACCACTCCTCCTCGGAAACCAATCATGTAGCTGATGATACAGAGGTGCAGTCTCCTCTAAAGGAACCTCCAAAGTCTAACTCAAAGGAGAAAGGGGTTTTGCCTGGAGTCAACCGAAAACTTGATCTCATGGAGATCCAACAGGTGCGAAAGAGGAAGTCCAAGCCCACTCAAGCGAGTTTGCAAACACCAGACCTGAATGTGCCGGTGAATAATACCAGTGCCATCGTGCCAGTTGGACTGGTTATTTCAAGGGTCAGTCAACTGGATGGGGACACTGAAAGCAGCGGTGGTAGTCTGGAGGAGACGGTTAAGAAACAAAAGCGGGGCGGTAGCTCCAACATTGCAAGATCGGCGATGGCTGCGGGCAGCAGTCCTCGCCGGGCACAATGA